Proteins encoded in a region of the Nostoc sp. UHCC 0926 genome:
- a CDS encoding DUF3131 domain-containing protein, translated as MATSVINSMILQSVLYTTTNQQLLICQSPAMWQCSHTPSMIIAAPDNFNLDIQTPSPQIVPKSTVPTVIPLPLKPTATPEKPVTPSPITSLPRLTQEADQIAAERAWKYFERNWNPQTGLVNSADNLPWTTWWDQGSALLGIHAAYQLGLLPKDRFQQRMNTLLETLEKLPLPATGLPNKAYSTRTVEMRHLNDTPDPKGTSGWSVLDMARFLLGLHVIRSHYPEYSDRINRIVTHWNLSKLVKDGWLNGAIPKAGGLLEVQEGRLGYEQYAAQSLKLWNIRATNALSNPPVKMVEVDGITLQIDQRNLKNSGATNYLTNDPYLLWGLEIGWNDAVKPQVQNLFKVQQQRFKRTGILTAINEDSLDRPPYFLYYSVYANGKAWQAVNVTGKAYPQFRFVSTKAAFSWFALMPDQPYTKRLRDFAQNLADKNRGYLSGRYENSKLGVNASVDVNTNAIILESLLYQARGRHPLVLDARSRQSMGDNRNQ; from the coding sequence ATGGCAACAAGCGTCATCAATAGCATGATTTTGCAATCAGTTTTGTACACAACGACAAATCAACAACTCCTGATTTGTCAGAGTCCAGCGATGTGGCAATGCTCTCATACCCCATCTATGATCATTGCTGCCCCTGATAACTTTAACCTTGATATCCAAACACCATCGCCACAAATCGTTCCAAAATCTACTGTTCCTACAGTCATCCCACTACCGCTAAAACCAACAGCTACGCCAGAAAAACCTGTTACTCCTTCGCCAATAACTTCTTTACCACGATTGACCCAAGAAGCGGATCAAATTGCCGCCGAGCGGGCTTGGAAATATTTTGAGCGTAACTGGAATCCCCAAACAGGTTTAGTAAATTCAGCAGACAACCTACCGTGGACAACTTGGTGGGATCAGGGTAGCGCCTTATTAGGAATTCATGCAGCTTACCAGTTAGGGTTATTGCCGAAAGATAGATTTCAACAACGGATGAACACTTTGCTAGAGACGTTGGAAAAACTGCCGCTACCTGCAACTGGTTTGCCTAACAAAGCTTATAGCACCCGTACTGTTGAAATGCGCCATCTCAATGACACCCCCGATCCCAAGGGTACAAGTGGTTGGTCAGTCTTGGATATGGCGCGATTTTTATTAGGATTGCATGTTATCCGATCGCATTATCCAGAATATAGCGATCGCATTAATCGCATCGTCACTCACTGGAATCTATCGAAACTTGTCAAAGATGGTTGGTTAAATGGTGCTATTCCTAAAGCAGGTGGACTTCTCGAAGTACAAGAAGGGCGGTTAGGCTATGAGCAATATGCTGCTCAGAGTTTAAAGCTGTGGAACATTCGAGCTACTAATGCTCTTTCCAATCCACCAGTTAAGATGGTTGAGGTTGATGGTATTACTCTGCAAATCGATCAACGGAATTTAAAAAACTCTGGAGCTACTAACTATCTAACAAATGATCCTTATTTGCTTTGGGGTTTAGAAATAGGTTGGAATGATGCTGTCAAGCCTCAAGTCCAAAATCTTTTCAAAGTGCAACAACAACGATTCAAGCGCACTGGGATTTTAACTGCTATAAATGAAGATTCGTTGGATCGTCCTCCTTACTTTCTGTATTACAGTGTCTACGCCAATGGTAAAGCTTGGCAAGCCGTTAATGTTACAGGAAAAGCCTATCCCCAATTCCGCTTTGTCAGTACGAAAGCAGCATTTTCTTGGTTTGCTCTCATGCCAGATCAGCCTTACACGAAAAGGCTACGAGACTTTGCTCAAAATTTAGCCGATAAAAATCGTGGCTATCTTTCAGGGCGATATGAAAACTCCAAACTAGGTGTTAATGCTTCAGTTGACGTTAATACGAATGCGATCATTTTAGAAAGTTTGCTTTACCAAGCCAGAGGCAGACATCCACTGGTGCTTGATGCAAGGAGCAGGCAAAGCATGGGAGACAATAGAAATCAATAA
- a CDS encoding DUF3131 domain-containing protein, with protein MIYKHHQQKLLRWIALFLVGTFLQLLFYIPTPVLSQNSNSCSNITAPLTPEEQTYARGAWQYFVKNHQPATGFTNSTGGYPSGTLWDMGNYLMALNAARSLNLTDQADFDTRLNKFLTTLSSLKLFEDTLPNKVYNAATAQMVDYGNNPLERGIGWSALDVGRILAAFDVIRTCHPQYNDWLKGIVAKWQVARSLKDGQLFGATVLPDNKTLLVQEGRLGYEEYGARGYQLWGFSAPKAISLEPFKLVEINGVQIPVDTRDFKSTNANNYVVSESYILDGIEFGLQGELADFAARVLDVQKRRYDTTGQLTAVTEDNIDQAPYFLYNTVYANGANWATITDANQPYPQFRSISTKAAFGWRYLFPDNAYAQKVFDAVKDLRSPDDSGYYAGIYEESKQPNKALTGNTNGLILEILYYKAKGNHPLIASTSASVSTGKPSENASPATASNQPNSTVTTPTATPTDASKITEVTVALIPPVDSPKPSSQMKMDRPLTVIERRYAEAAWRYFQANYHSKSGLIDDRSDFKGATLWGLGDYLAALHAARSLDIITPKEFDQRTRHLLGGLTKLPLFAGELPGRGYDTRSLQPVDYGGNPVPEGNGWSALDLGRILAALYNLKTCHPEYTAAVDKIVLDWSYLRVVREGILSSAITAKDQHGRSLTRVNPETRLGYEEYAARAFQLWGFNLEHSAIGGEYQTASVEGVKVPIQRRRTDTNSKVNQYTVSNPFLLYALEFGLDPQMRSLFEPIFQAQAERYRRTGILTASATTLIDRKPYTVHSTITGKGEPWVTLADNGQTVPKGRLVSTAVAFAYHALLPENKYSQELLQGTTDLYNPLAGFYEGFYEATGKTAIGFTSSTNSMILQSLLYKVMNRQPLIRPTTTMNSPWWVAVNKSDSGRGLPNTTTQQIRLISDTSGSYWVSGSENTPLVTGTKVTE; from the coding sequence ATGATATACAAGCACCATCAACAAAAGCTGTTGAGATGGATTGCATTGTTCCTAGTTGGGACATTTCTGCAATTGTTGTTTTACATCCCGACACCAGTCTTATCCCAAAATTCCAATAGCTGTAGCAATATTACAGCCCCGCTTACACCTGAAGAACAAACTTACGCTCGTGGTGCTTGGCAGTATTTTGTCAAAAATCATCAGCCAGCAACCGGATTTACCAATTCTACTGGGGGTTATCCTTCTGGTACACTCTGGGACATGGGTAACTACCTGATGGCATTGAATGCTGCACGATCGCTTAATCTCACTGACCAAGCAGATTTTGATACACGTCTCAACAAATTTTTAACGACTCTCAGTAGCCTGAAGTTATTTGAAGATACCTTGCCCAATAAAGTCTATAACGCAGCCACCGCACAAATGGTTGATTATGGCAACAATCCCCTTGAGCGGGGTATTGGTTGGTCTGCTTTGGATGTCGGGCGAATACTTGCGGCGTTTGATGTCATCCGTACCTGTCATCCTCAATATAATGACTGGCTCAAAGGAATTGTAGCGAAATGGCAAGTGGCGCGATCGCTCAAAGATGGACAACTTTTTGGCGCTACTGTTCTTCCAGACAACAAAACGTTACTGGTGCAAGAAGGACGACTCGGCTACGAAGAATACGGTGCTAGAGGTTATCAACTTTGGGGTTTTTCTGCACCCAAGGCTATTTCTTTAGAACCGTTTAAGTTAGTTGAAATTAATGGTGTGCAAATTCCTGTTGATACCCGTGATTTTAAAAGCACCAACGCTAATAATTACGTTGTTAGTGAGTCTTATATCCTTGATGGGATTGAATTTGGCTTACAAGGTGAGTTAGCTGATTTTGCTGCCAGGGTTTTAGATGTGCAAAAACGACGTTACGATACCACAGGCCAGTTGACTGCGGTTACAGAAGACAATATTGACCAAGCGCCTTATTTTCTTTACAACACCGTCTACGCAAACGGTGCAAACTGGGCAACTATTACCGATGCCAACCAGCCTTATCCACAGTTTCGCAGCATTAGCACAAAAGCTGCTTTTGGCTGGCGTTATCTTTTTCCAGATAATGCCTATGCCCAAAAAGTTTTTGACGCAGTCAAGGATCTCCGCAGTCCTGATGATAGCGGTTACTATGCTGGCATTTATGAAGAATCAAAACAACCCAATAAAGCTTTGACAGGTAATACTAATGGGCTAATTTTGGAAATTTTATACTATAAAGCTAAGGGAAATCACCCCTTAATTGCTTCCACCTCTGCGAGTGTATCTACTGGTAAGCCCAGTGAAAATGCTTCTCCTGCAACAGCCTCAAATCAACCGAATTCTACTGTTACGACTCCGACTGCAACCCCTACGGACGCTTCTAAAATTACGGAAGTGACCGTTGCACTTATTCCACCAGTGGATAGTCCTAAGCCATCATCTCAGATGAAGATGGATCGACCACTGACGGTTATTGAACGGCGTTATGCAGAAGCGGCTTGGCGATACTTTCAAGCGAATTATCACTCCAAGAGTGGGCTGATCGACGATCGCAGTGATTTCAAAGGTGCAACTCTCTGGGGCTTAGGAGATTATCTCGCAGCACTTCATGCAGCGCGATCGCTCGATATCATTACCCCGAAAGAATTTGACCAACGGACTCGCCATCTATTAGGAGGCTTGACAAAGTTACCGTTGTTTGCTGGGGAGTTGCCGGGTCGGGGTTACGATACGCGATCGCTCCAACCAGTAGATTATGGTGGAAATCCAGTTCCAGAAGGAAACGGCTGGTCAGCTTTAGATTTAGGCAGGATACTAGCAGCGCTTTACAACTTAAAAACTTGTCATCCAGAATATACGGCTGCCGTAGATAAAATTGTGCTGGATTGGTCATACTTGCGTGTGGTGCGTGAAGGTATTCTCTCCAGTGCTATAACCGCCAAAGATCAACATGGGCGATCGCTTACCCGCGTCAACCCTGAAACCCGCTTGGGTTATGAGGAATATGCAGCTCGTGCTTTTCAATTATGGGGATTTAATCTTGAGCATTCTGCTATTGGCGGTGAATATCAAACTGCCTCAGTAGAGGGAGTGAAAGTACCAATCCAACGCCGTCGCACAGATACTAACTCCAAAGTTAACCAATACACAGTTAGCAATCCTTTCTTACTCTATGCACTGGAGTTTGGACTAGATCCACAAATGCGATCGCTTTTTGAACCAATTTTTCAGGCGCAAGCTGAACGTTACCGTCGCACCGGCATCCTCACAGCCTCAGCCACCACTTTAATTGATCGTAAACCTTACACTGTCCACAGCACAATTACTGGAAAAGGTGAGCCTTGGGTAACTTTAGCAGATAACGGGCAAACCGTACCAAAGGGGCGATTGGTAAGTACAGCAGTCGCTTTTGCCTATCATGCCCTGCTTCCAGAAAACAAGTATAGTCAAGAGTTACTGCAAGGAACGACCGACTTATACAATCCATTAGCCGGCTTTTATGAGGGTTTCTATGAAGCCACAGGTAAAACAGCAATTGGTTTCACCAGCAGCACCAACAGTATGATTTTGCAATCCTTGCTGTACAAAGTGATGAATCGACAACCTCTAATTCGTCCGACTACCACGATGAACTCTCCTTGGTGGGTAGCAGTTAACAAAAGTGATTCTGGACGAGGTCTACCCAACACTACCACACAACAAATCAGGCTAATTTCTGATACTTCTGGAAGTTACTGGGTTTCAGGTAGCGAAAATACTCCGCTAGTAACTGGCACAAAAGTTACAGAATAA
- a CDS encoding site-specific integrase: MQERPKKLLEQVQDTIRLKHYYYKTEKSYINWIRRYIFFHDKRHSKDMESAEIEAFLTHLAVKENVTVSTQNPS; this comes from the coding sequence ATGCAAGAACGCCCAAAAAAGCTGCTAGAACAGGTTCAGGACACAATTCGGCTTAAGCATTATTATTACAAAACAGAAAAAAGCTACATTAACTGGATTAGGCGTTACATCTTTTTTCATGATAAGCGCCATTCTAAAGATATGGAGAGTGCGGAAATAGAAGCATTTCTAACACATTTAGCTGTTAAAGAAAACGTCACTGTGTCAACTCAAAATCCATCATGA
- a CDS encoding IS5 family transposase, producing the protein MSKSYPSDLTSEQWELLSTLIPLENPACRPRCVDLRAVINAIFYILCTGCAWRMMPHDFPNWQTVYYYFRKWRLDGTWEKMNHKLQQWVRVVEDREPNPSAAIIDSQSIEIGTMVSKAVGFDSGKRVKGRKRHFLVDYEF; encoded by the coding sequence ATGTCTAAATCATACCCAAGTGACCTCACTTCGGAACAATGGGAATTACTCTCGACCCTCATCCCTTTAGAAAATCCAGCGTGCCGTCCTCGTTGTGTTGACCTACGTGCAGTGATTAATGCCATCTTTTACATCCTTTGCACGGGTTGTGCGTGGCGAATGATGCCTCACGACTTTCCCAACTGGCAGACGGTGTATTATTACTTCCGCAAATGGCGCTTGGATGGCACATGGGAGAAGATGAACCATAAACTTCAGCAGTGGGTACGTGTTGTCGAAGACCGTGAACCCAACCCAAGTGCAGCAATAATTGATAGCCAATCGATAGAGATTGGAACGATGGTGTCAAAAGCGGTTGGTTTTGATTCAGGCAAGCGGGTCAAGGGACGTAAACGGCATTTTCTCGTTGACTACGAATTTTAG
- a CDS encoding toll/interleukin-1 receptor domain-containing protein, which translates to MDNHGVKFWLDEAEINVGDSLIEKIRSGLDKVDYVAIILSPNSIVSSWVQREIDVAMNQEIKGRRVKVLPIMYRNCELPGFLLGKSYADFTEESRYEDAFAKLVRSIGVVFNKNALESNLTDATLGQALDKAAIINLPLFSKPFHRPFQYIGMSIASASTAVGQEPNEVGNIIIDNDDCHMLLEAEGNLINYSGSQLGTI; encoded by the coding sequence TTGGACAACCACGGCGTTAAATTTTGGCTTGATGAAGCTGAAATAAACGTTGGAGACTCTTTAATAGAGAAAATCAGAAGTGGTTTGGATAAAGTAGACTATGTTGCTATTATTCTATCTCCGAATTCAATTGTCTCATCTTGGGTACAGCGAGAAATAGATGTAGCCATGAATCAAGAGATTAAGGGGAGAAGAGTTAAGGTTCTTCCGATTATGTATCGTAACTGTGAATTACCGGGGTTTTTACTTGGTAAGTCTTATGCTGACTTTACCGAAGAATCTCGGTATGAAGATGCCTTTGCAAAACTTGTGCGTAGTATTGGGGTTGTATTCAATAAAAACGCTCTTGAAAGCAATCTTACTGATGCTACTTTAGGTCAAGCATTGGATAAAGCAGCGATAATAAATCTTCCTTTATTTAGTAAGCCATTTCACAGACCATTCCAATATATAGGCATGAGCATTGCCTCCGCCTCAACTGCCGTAGGGCAGGAACCGAATGAAGTCGGCAATATAATTATTGATAATGATGATTGTCATATGCTCCTTGAGGCCGAGGGTAATCTCATCAATTATAGCGGTTCTCAGTTGGGTACAATATAG
- a CDS encoding IS630 family transposase, translating into MHASEKYTERVQKLRAEYWTTIGSVNLEDLIFIDEAGVNIAMTRRFARSPQGSRAYGNCPDGRGKNVTMIGAMSTEGIIAAMTFTGGTNASAFETYVTQVLVPNLWPGACVVMDNFSSHKVTGIKEAIEAVGARLVYLSPYSPDFSPIENCWSKVKEFLRRLRPPQASQTARTYLELDEAITNALNAVTKKDIIGWFTHCCYYIVPN; encoded by the coding sequence TTGCACGCAAGCGAAAAATATACAGAACGAGTACAAAAACTAAGAGCAGAGTATTGGACAACCATTGGCTCGGTAAACTTAGAGGACTTGATATTTATCGATGAGGCCGGAGTTAACATAGCCATGACTAGACGCTTTGCTCGTTCGCCTCAAGGTAGTCGTGCTTATGGTAATTGTCCTGACGGGCGAGGAAAAAATGTGACCATGATTGGAGCAATGTCAACAGAAGGCATTATTGCCGCCATGACTTTTACCGGAGGTACTAATGCCTCAGCATTTGAAACTTATGTCACTCAGGTTTTGGTTCCGAATCTTTGGCCAGGCGCTTGTGTAGTCATGGATAATTTCAGTTCTCACAAAGTCACAGGTATCAAGGAAGCCATTGAAGCCGTTGGAGCAAGGCTGGTCTACTTATCTCCTTATTCTCCTGATTTTTCACCCATTGAAAACTGTTGGTCGAAGGTAAAAGAGTTTTTGCGTAGGCTTCGCCCGCCGCAGGCATCGCAAACTGCTAGAACTTATCTTGAGTTAGACGAGGCCATTACAAATGCTCTGAATGCAGTAACTAAAAAAGACATTATTGGATGGTTCACTCACTGCTGTTACTATATTGTACCCAACTGA
- a CDS encoding helix-turn-helix domain-containing protein, whose amino-acid sequence MKPYSCDLRQKVMNAHNNKEGSQRQLAKRFSVSLSFVQSLLRRYRSNGTVEAKPHGGGQKSKLNNEQLTMVELLVESDNDATLVELCERLEQKTQVKISRSTMGRVTQKLNLTRKKNIARKRKIYRTSTKTKSRVLDNHWLGKLRGLDIYR is encoded by the coding sequence ATGAAACCTTACTCCTGTGATCTGCGCCAGAAAGTGATGAATGCACATAACAATAAAGAAGGCTCTCAAAGACAACTGGCAAAAAGATTTAGCGTCAGCTTGAGTTTTGTTCAAAGTTTACTGAGACGATACCGTAGCAATGGAACAGTTGAGGCAAAGCCTCACGGTGGAGGTCAAAAATCGAAGCTCAATAATGAGCAACTGACAATGGTAGAGTTATTAGTAGAATCAGATAATGATGCTACTTTAGTAGAATTGTGCGAACGATTAGAACAAAAGACTCAGGTAAAAATAAGTCGCTCCACAATGGGCAGAGTCACCCAAAAGCTGAATTTGACGCGTAAAAAAAACATTGCACGCAAGCGAAAAATATACAGAACGAGTACAAAAACTAAGAGCAGAGTATTGGACAACCATTGGCTCGGTAAACTTAGAGGACTTGATATTTATCGATGA
- a CDS encoding DUF3131 domain-containing protein encodes MSSDFQPPPKSLSILASVGGVVTAVIAIAILNFWSKQLSQTAPIAKSKISTASLDAKSLVLQGTPITKNQLTEAKTPYVAPGVGSLTPEETATGRQAWLYFQRNWNNETALVNSVDGFKSVTMWDQAAAIAALVSARELNIVPAAEFEAKMSKMLKTLASMPLYKGELPNKVYNAKTLLPVNYGQLEKREEIGWSAIDLGRMAIWLKIVEAKYPQLRSLSTDVWKHWQVNRLTKNGQMYGTAVIKGKEQYNQEGRLGYENYAAYGLKLWGLDVKHALDYESHTAFVDLYGQGIPYDQRDYKNSGANNYVLSEPYILDGIETGFQSLPKAYADRILAAQAARYEATKQLTAVTEDNLDRPPYFVYSSLFVNGEPWATITDTRQQHNDLRFLSAKAAIGWHVLYNTTYTRQLFDFVQANLNSKDGWYNGFYESLRQPNKTLTANNNGVILESLLYKQVGQPLTVWAGVRSQKSTERATTTP; translated from the coding sequence ATGAGTTCTGATTTTCAACCACCACCTAAGAGTTTGTCCATATTAGCTTCTGTAGGAGGAGTTGTTACCGCCGTAATAGCGATCGCAATTTTAAATTTTTGGTCTAAGCAACTTTCTCAGACTGCTCCCATAGCAAAATCTAAAATATCAACTGCCAGCCTTGATGCAAAATCTTTAGTTTTGCAAGGGACACCTATTACTAAGAACCAACTAACAGAAGCTAAGACTCCCTATGTTGCTCCTGGAGTCGGATCATTAACTCCAGAGGAAACTGCAACTGGTCGTCAAGCATGGTTGTACTTTCAGCGTAACTGGAACAATGAAACTGCCTTAGTTAATTCTGTCGATGGTTTTAAGTCTGTGACGATGTGGGATCAAGCAGCAGCGATCGCAGCCTTAGTCAGTGCTAGAGAACTCAATATCGTGCCTGCGGCTGAATTTGAAGCAAAAATGAGCAAAATGTTGAAAACACTGGCATCTATGCCCTTATACAAAGGTGAACTGCCCAACAAAGTCTACAATGCAAAAACCCTCTTACCAGTTAATTATGGTCAACTAGAAAAACGCGAAGAAATTGGTTGGTCAGCCATCGATTTAGGGCGGATGGCAATCTGGCTAAAAATTGTCGAGGCAAAGTATCCACAGTTGCGATCGCTTTCCACAGACGTTTGGAAACATTGGCAAGTCAACCGTCTTACCAAAAATGGACAAATGTACGGTACTGCCGTTATTAAAGGCAAAGAACAATATAACCAAGAAGGTCGCTTAGGGTATGAAAATTATGCTGCCTATGGTTTGAAGCTTTGGGGCTTGGATGTTAAGCATGCCTTGGATTATGAGTCCCATACTGCCTTTGTTGATCTTTACGGACAGGGAATTCCTTACGACCAACGGGACTATAAAAACTCTGGAGCGAATAACTACGTTCTTAGCGAACCCTATATCTTAGATGGTATCGAAACTGGGTTTCAATCTTTGCCTAAAGCTTATGCTGATCGGATTTTGGCCGCTCAAGCAGCGCGTTATGAAGCGACAAAACAATTAACTGCCGTTACCGAAGACAACTTGGATCGTCCTCCATACTTTGTTTACAGCAGCTTGTTTGTCAATGGAGAACCTTGGGCAACCATCACAGATACCCGACAACAGCACAATGATTTGCGATTCCTCAGTGCCAAAGCTGCGATCGGTTGGCATGTACTTTATAATACTACTTACACCAGGCAGTTATTTGATTTTGTCCAAGCTAACCTTAACTCTAAGGACGGCTGGTACAACGGCTTTTATGAATCCCTGCGTCAGCCGAATAAGACTCTCACCGCCAACAATAATGGCGTGATTTTAGAAAGCTTGCTGTATAAGCAAGTCGGACAACCACTTACTGTGTGGGCAGGAGTCAGAAGCCAGAAGTCAACCGAAAGGGCTACCACAACACCATAA